The sequence CTTATGAAAGTCTGTTAGGAATTCAGGTATCGTAACTACTAAATCGAATAAAAACTGTGATTTAACACGCACATCtaacacgtctttatacctcacaatgtagacagagtcaatagtgaCTAGATTCGAAGGCTACGTATAGCTGATATAATAGCGGATCAAGAGATAATGACAGactgctagaccatcgcctaaaataatttcagGTTTATTGCAATGTTAAGTTTAGTTTTTACTTGcattttatcacgtctttatccctgtgtggttcttggctgtaaaaaataggaccactccatctctttcccatgaatgtctttaaaggcgactatgaGATAGTAGCCCATCCCTtggtaataaacttgggattcttgtaggcaatgggttaccaacctgtctctatttgtatctcaattccattataaagccatacagttgatcGTGGCCTTTACAGTCTTGCCAAGTCTCTTGGCTCttgaatgaaaaaatgtatatGATACTTTGCTTTTGGTTATCATAAGAtaacacataatcacgtcactatcccttgtggggtagaaagagccaataCTGAAGACTGGCAACTAGTGTACCAAccttcttgccattttgagggcATCATGAGATCGCAAGGCATATAACTTGACTTTCCAGGATCATGGATTAAGAAGTACCATCAGCTGCTCCATAGACAGGAGATGTCTCAATTCCAAAAGTCTTTATTGCTGActtacacattaaaaaaacacatatacaactgttataattaaaacacatGAGTCTCCATCTGCGTGTCCTTGAGACACAAAGGTCTCCTCCAGAtctgacgtccgatgaaaacgctgcagtgtagtttgttctgccgcttcttctacacatgcgctttggaagcggtagtaattataattagatttaagttatgtgacgtcaataagtgataccttgtgtccaattttgaaaataaatctattctattctattctatctttccactttttcTAGTCCCTTGCAAGCCACACCCACAAGGTACAAAAATGACGAAGATATCACataaaatgtgccgtgtggttcccggcaccaatacaaacagaataggaccactccaactctttcccgtggatgtcgtaaaaggctactaagggataggcttataaacttgggattcttttttaggcgatgggctagcaacctgtcactatttgaatctcaatgctatcattaagccaaatagctgaatgtggccattcagtcttttcaagactgttggctctgtctaccccgcaagggatttagacgtgaccatatgtatgtatgtatgtagatcaCATAAAACCAATGCAAAGGCAACCAGACAGGAGATGCAACCGTAACTAAGCCAGAAAGAagtgaaaatatatgtacatacatacatacatatgatcacgtctttatcccttacggggtagacagagccaacagtcttgaaaagactgataggccacgttcagctgtttagcttaatgatagaattgagattcaaatagcgacaggttgctagcccatcgcctaaaagaataatctcaagtttataagcctatcccttagtcgccttttacgacatccgtgggaacgagatggagtggtcctattctttttttgtatcggtgccgggaaccacacggcaatgaaaatataacatagaTTTAATTACAGGTGTCGACATCAGACGGCTTCCCCCAACAGCTCTGCTCGTTCTGCGTTCGCTCGCTACACCGGTTCGCGGAGTTCCGGGCGAGGTGTCTCAAGGCGGTTGAGTTGTTGGCTCAGGCTCGGAACGAGGGGAGAGTGGTGAGTGTCTTTCAAGGTCACATAtcatatactagaggccgcccgcgacttcgtccgcatggaaaccctatcaatccagcgggaactctgggataaaaagtagcctatgtgttattctgggtcttcagctacctacataccaaatttcatggtaatcggttcagtagtttttgcgtgaaagagtaacaaacatccatacaaactttcgcctttataatagtagtaggatctTTTCAGGGTTCtaatactaatgttataaatagctgaaccgtgtggttctcggcactaataaaaaaagaataggactactccatttcgttcccatggatgtcgtaaaaggcgatttagggacaggcttataaacttggtattcttcttttagatgatgggctagcaacctgtcgctatttgaatccaaattctatcattaagccaaacagctgaacatggcctgtcagtttttttaagactgttggctctgtctatcccgcaagggatatagacgtgattatatgtatgtataaatacgaGTCTCAGTTAGTCATCTCTTAACTCAAGCATTACGCAACTCAAGTCTTATAGATAGTCATAATGTGACTAAGTCAATGTTTTTAGGATAttgttcatacatataatcacgtctatatccgttgcaaggtagacagagccaacaatcagaagagactgttaggccacgttccgctgtgtggcttaaaataccaattactttttaattttaaaatacttacatttatttttttattaacatacaacTAAATATTctgtgcaattttttttaaatatggataTTAAAATACCATGTttgtaatcataatcatttttcCCATAATCTTACACCTAAACAAGTCTAAATATGtgttatttcaatacatatttttcaggTGACCAAAGAATACGCCATCTCAATCACATCGACTTACCCAGAATTGACTCCGCAGTACACGAGCACACAAACAGTGACTCTAGAACTCCTGACTCCAGGCCTGAAGCAAGAAGATGACACGCTACACTTCGTGGATCTACCGAACACGTTGCAAgttgaaaaagaagaaataataagtgataatgaaattaatgacGTACCTGACGCGTCTGAGACGAAAAACGAAAGCGAAGATTTGAAATTGGAGCCGTGCGAAGTATTCGTCAATGATTTCAGTGAGCTGTTTAAAGAAAAGACTAAGAagagaataaaaaatgaaaacaaaagagagagaaagaaGAAACGCGTTGTGAATAAAGTGAAAAAACGTAACAGCAAAAGTAATTGTAACAAAACTGACAAACAAATAGTTACAGATTACGCAAAGTCGGCGGGTTTCGATATAAAATTTCTGAGTCACGAGGAACAAATAAAAGAGGTTCAGGAGAAGTTGACGGAGAACGTCGCTAGCGGACATAACTGCGAGCGGTGCGGGAAACATTTCGACGCCAAAAAAGCTTTAGAGAGGCACACTAAATATTACCACACCCCGACATCGGGCAGTTTCACTTGCGACATTTGCACGTGCATTTTTTCAAACAAGCGAACTCTGAGGTCTCACATGACGAGCCACGGCTGGATATTTACATGCCAAGCGTGTAATTTCAGGACCAAGCAGAGGACAGTTTTGAGGAAACACCAGAATTTCCACGAAGGGAAGCGATTCAGCTGTAAATATTGCGGCATGGAGTTCAGTAAGACGACGAGTTATTTCTCTCATGTCAGACTGAAGCATGCATCGGAACTTTCGTGGTGTGATTTGTGCGGTGAATTCTTCATCAGTGAGAAAGGTGTGGTGAATCACAAGAAGCTAACGCATAATGTGCTCGAGGAGTTTCCGCGGGTGTGCGAGAAGTGCGACATGAGGTTCAAGAGCGAGACGGCGTTGCAGAGGCATTTGGATGTTGAAGGTTGGGAaatgttatttgaaattatgttGCATATAATTTTTGCCGTAAAGTTCACGGTATCaatagagtgccgtgtggttctcggcagcaatttgaaaaataataagtccactccatctcttccccatggatgtcgtaaagttgtgattctttttttaatctcaataagctaagcagctgaacgtggccttttagtcttttcaagactattggctccgtctactccgcgagggatatagacttgttTTTAAGGCAGAGTTTCCCACATATACATGCATCATAATGCATGTATATGTGGGAAACTACACAACAGCTAGTGGGCACTCTAAATgagtcaaatatttattattattttgatttttattttttctatctcAGCTAAAGCTGGTAAGTTAATTCCATTTACGGGCGTCAACCAAGTAAACGATATGTAATTTATTCTGTCTGTTGTAAATCAGTCGGTCCGTTTTCGTCAATTTGAAGGAACTTTTTAACTAACCGACATGTGTTTAAGATGGTggctttttgtattggtacgtAAGTAGAAGGTTTCAAATCAAGGAGTTTTACGGCtatgatgaaaatattattattatttgttcctCCTCTTGAATgtcacgggtctatacaccccggatttttgagagacttacgtggggatataaatccaacacagAGGCactttggagaagttgatgttatgttgttctcctgccaaaacccgttcccggCTATATCAATAGGcgatatgtccatgaacaggtctcggcaggaggtggagctattataaaataaggaaaagaatgatgggttatggagttgacgtttggatGGATTTAAAAAGGGCTATTGCTGAAGAAGTGCAGGCACTTGCTATCATCATGAATACGTGTGGCAGGTGGttacttgttatttttatacagggtgacatttaaaacaactgcatccttttaaacatagactatacccatgcttctgagccgtttgagtctatttttatttaaattaaacgtcattattttcacatttaaataacccttaaaaactacgtcacacgttTTAATacagaccaatactacaaaaagaaattaaaactaaacatgtaaataaatgtctgaaaaataaattatttttctagtatcaagatcaagtaaagtgcagagttgtcgagatcgctcagctgaatgaattgtgtcgttgacctctgaatcttacgcgtcgcttttgaTATTTGTcgcggggtgatatgacgtatttaggatcgtggattttgatattttattttttttcgtactttctgaaatatgaatcgataattttcttttaacgtttttaaatatcctttagatgagtacacttaacagttaaatttatgcagttgaattaaatgttttagcGGCCTCGGCGGTAGTGCgtttgtctgtgtcaccggaggtcccgggttcgaatcccggccaggccatgatgagaaacgaactttctctgattggcctgggccttggatgtttatctatataagtatttattataaaatatagtatcgttgagttagtaacacaagtctcgaacttactttgaggctaactcaatctgtgtaatttgtcccgtatatatttatttatatttaaaagtcaACCTGTATATTTGGTAAAGGTTGCAAGAGCCCTAGCTGCGTGCAATGCGGCGACTCGTTCCCCGACAGCCACCTGCTGAAGTACCACCTCGTGCAGCGGCACTTTGCCGACGCCGCGCCGGAGAACCACGACTGTGCCGGGTGTCGCACGAGATTCTACACAGAGGTCAGTCTGTTGCATCATTCTCTTTCGTCAATGTGTGTCTCGTAAATTACGAcctatttaaatgatttttatatcgtgAGTTAGTGAAGGTACACAGAGGTCAGTCTGTTGCATCATTCTCTTTCATCAATGTGTGTCTCGTAAATTACGAcctatttaaatgatttttatatcgtgAGTTAGTAAAGGTACACAGAGGTCAGTCTGTTGCATCATTCTCTTTCGTCAATGTGTGTCTCGTAAATTACGAcctatttaaatgatttttatatcgtgACTTAGTGAGGGTACTACGTAATTAAGGTAATTTTTTGAGATTTTTACCCGCATACTTGTAGTATGTGATTATCACAACTTTTTGATGGTTCTCTATCtattagcataaaattttgtgtcataattttacatggtATACCTTTGTTTAGCCTAATAATTGTtacgcataatattatttggcataactttttaggcatatttctttaagcatacctactataagcttaacctaacctaatCTAAGTAGTACTCGCCTTATAGCGTATTACACTACATCTGCTCCGcgcaaaaaataaagtactccaaactttatttatgcctattgaaatactcgtagtatgccaaaaccaattatgccaaaaaactattatgacaaaaaattgTATGCGTAACTCGTTATGCCAAACGAAAAAATtagtccacattctattctaagtttagataattgtg is a genomic window of Amyelois transitella isolate CPQ chromosome 28, ilAmyTran1.1, whole genome shotgun sequence containing:
- the LOC106142734 gene encoding zinc finger protein 3, yielding MEHEMVCRGCLGVERKFVYMHEYGAAQAYESLLGIQVSTSDGFPQQLCSFCVRSLHRFAEFRARCLKAVELLAQARNEGRVVTKEYAISITSTYPELTPQYTSTQTVTLELLTPGLKQEDDTLHFVDLPNTLQVEKEEIISDNEINDVPDASETKNESEDLKLEPCEVFVNDFSELFKEKTKKRIKNENKRERKKKRVVNKVKKRNSKSNCNKTDKQIVTDYAKSAGFDIKFLSHEEQIKEVQEKLTENVASGHNCERCGKHFDAKKALERHTKYYHTPTSGSFTCDICTCIFSNKRTLRSHMTSHGWIFTCQACNFRTKQRTVLRKHQNFHEGKRFSCKYCGMEFSKTTSYFSHVRLKHASELSWCDLCGEFFISEKGVVNHKKLTHNVLEEFPRVCEKCDMRFKSETALQRHLDVEGCKSPSCVQCGDSFPDSHLLKYHLVQRHFADAAPENHDCAGCRTRFYTESHRKYPRVPTAIRKWRVVGERGLVMERDEPPARRDKMAAMCERCGKECKNATELRVHQVRFHTAQSLFSCAHCSKGFKQKAQLQMHERVHTGERPYKCPDCPKAFKTYQAYSRHYLIHSGLRTHVCQLCEKCFQTSTATKMHIKTVHMKMAAPPRVRNRKH